Part of the Aptenodytes patagonicus chromosome 2, bAptPat1.pri.cur, whole genome shotgun sequence genome, TGATCTACAGTCTGGAAGTCATGCTGGTTTGATTGGTTTGTGTGTTAGCTTCCCAACCACATCTGATCTTTTTTATCCTCCTCCTAAAACATGGGAGGAGCAGTATGCATTTACAAAGCAGAACTACAATAGGAAGAAAAACTGCTACCATAAATGAAGGCGGTGTATACCAGATAAATTGGTTAACATCAACCCACTTATTCCAAGCAAACACCAGTGCGTGAACAGTGCATAGCAGCAGAGCTAAATATCCCATCTTgctctgaaaagagaaagaaaatagtaagctatttattttttccaacttgGCAAAAAGAGTACTCTGTTAAGCAAATACGGAAATTGGGAAGGGCCTCAACCAACACACTTAAGTCAAAGAAAAGAGACCATTGGCTTTGAATAAAATTTAAGGACTATAATTCAAGAATCCAACTGTACCCCTCTATCCACCATAAGAGAAAACAATGAGGCACATTTTTCAAGTGTTGCTATGATACTTAGCTAATATACAGAAGAGATTACAAACTACAGGCTATTCCTGAAAAAGGGTCAGTTCTTAATATCTCAATTTATAGATGTCATCTGTATCctaaattactttatttctatGATAAATTACTatgatttcaaaagcagatttaGAAATGGCTTAATTGgttatttgcaaagaaaaattttaaggTCAATTAAAATCAGAAACTCTAGGAAGTCTAGTACTATGACAAAAGCAATTTCAGAACTACAGGAAACTGAAGTCTTTCATTCCACTTACAGTGATAAATTTGGCTTAGGATATCTACAAAATTCAGGAGTAAAGGAAATTTTATGCTAGAGTTACTAGTAATTTTGAGTTTCTTGTTGCATGTCAATCTTGATATTGTTGGAAAAATGGAATTACTCATCAGTGAAGTCAAACACTACCTTTCCAACTGCTAAATCTGATTTTCGAGTATAAAGCTTATTTGTTTATAAAACGAATCCAATATAGTAGTATTACTCTTCTGGGTTTCTTCACCATACTAATTTAATACTGAAAGCAGTCATGCACTTGGAAACTCCCTCCTAGACCTGTCCATATATATTTATTCTCTGCAGAGCCGAAAACTTTTCTTACAAATTATGTACTAATTGTAGGAAGATATAAATTTCAGATCTACTTTTCAAATGCCGATTAAATTTTCAAATGCCAGGTACTTAGTAGGTtattgtattttcagattttggtGTTCAGGGACCTAATTCAACACTTGCTTCACTCTAGTGTGATCATATTGATGTCAGCAGAACCACCCCTGATTATTACTGCGTATGGTACAGGAGAACTAAGAGCAAACCAGATACTTAGGTGAACAAAACAAGCACATCTGTAGCAAACTCAGGACTGGCTGGATTTGATTATGCATCTGTTCTAAGATGTCTGCTTTTCAGAATACACCTTTTTGGAGGGGGTTATGAAGCTAATAATgctgaaatggaaaacatctgCATGTATTATTGGGCAGAAGTCTTCTCCTGGTCCTTCCAGCCACCTGGTACTGCTCAGGCAGTAAAGAATTGCCAAAACAATTCAGCAGGACACAGGGCATTCCTGAAAGATAAGATGCCCAGAAGATGACTAAAATGCCTTCAGCACCAGAGGTCTTTGACTTAAGAATAGGTCCTGAAGGGACAACTGCTGCTGGTCACGAAGCCAGAGGAGCAAAAAAGTGGTTTGGAATTGTCTTTCTTCCCACTTTATACCCTGAACCTGACAGCCTTTTCTCCTgacaaaataacaaatgaaatgaacattttttgCAAAGCAATTAACAAAGAGTACGGAACAAACTTTTAGATTGGTTTCACTAACTCCTCTGTGTTGGATATTTCCAACTTCTAATGGTCTTAGCTGATAATGTACAGTCCTGTAAATGAGGACTAATGCCATGCACTAATGACATTTATGCGTACCTGAATGTAGTGGAACTCTCTCCAGGTCAAAGAGTGACTGACAGATGGGATTGATGTTATTGCCAACAAGGCCAGCAAAGCAAGTCCCAGGATTCCTAGAGACACATAAATCTCCATTCTCCAAACATCGTGTTCAAtccaggcattttcttttttttgtttgacctGCCAAAAGAACACCATATTTAAAATGACAGACTGGCACACTTAGCTGTTTGTGTGAAATACAGCTGTTTTCAGCATAATATTCAGGAAATAAGGcaagaaacacagtatttttgtttgttttaatgtctCTGAATGTAACTGCTATTTACTTCTGATGACAAAGTCTCCACTAGTACCTGCAGAGCAAAGGTGGGCTTTAAATGAGAAGAATTTAGACTTCATCAGTGTCTTGGCCCAGGAGGGATTGGTTCTGAGACCTGTTAGCCTGCCTTCACAGCAGGAGAAATCTTattctttgacaaaaaaaaatccatctatgGCTAAACACCATATCTGGGAGATTATAACAACAGGAAATATATTAACAGCACTATTTTAGGGAGCTAATTcagctctatttttttaaaaacaacaacttgGTACATTCAGCTGCACTGAATACAACGGTTGGTATGGATGAAAAGGTTGTGATTTTCATAAACTGATGTCAAAGCTTCTCCTATTTATGACTACTTGCAACAGCCCTTCGATGCTGCTAGTGATCACCATGGCGTAGTATACCCCAAATATGATCATTTCTTCATCTTGAGGACTGGAATCTCAAGGAAATTTCTGGTAATCCATTCAAGTCAGATTACTGGTAAGGCTGATTTCAGAGTTTTCAATAGGTAGTTTGACTGTTTACAGAATTCTTAAGAAGCTGCTAACATCATATTGTGCTTTTAATAAAACTCTAGATTAGACTTTGAGGGtaataaaaatgtacatttgcaTTCTATACCTTATATTGGAATATTCCTTATACTGCAATACGCATGGCACTCAAGGTGATATGCAAGTACTAGGAACTCTATAGTCACAGAGGATCTTAGAGAGCTTTGCAAGCCAATTATTGCCTATGACTCAGAAGCATGATTGAAATGCTATCTTTTAACAAGTTAGTGTGCATCAGCCCAATTGTGGAGCCATCAGTGTTCACAAATTTAGTTTGTGGCAAACACAGATTATTGTGATTTAGCTCAGCCCTCCTTCATTGCTGGCTAATTCACTTTACAAACATGTCTAAAACTGGTGTGTGCTCAGTTTTTGTAGACAGTTAGATTCCACTGGTGCCGAGACACTAAACTAATAGTGTGCCAAAGACTTAAATGTTCCTGTGAAGCAGGTATAAGTATGTGCATTTTACAGagataaaaaaatcccaaatgaagaaaattacttatttaataCACACTGACTCTTGACTCTCTATTACATGCTTTAACAACTAGGTCCTGCTCCATCCCTTAACAGTGCTCTGTGGGGATCTGCTTCAAAATCAAACGAAGGCAATGAAAATGGCTTTCCCCCCATCCAGATTTGCTTGAATGACCAAACCAAGGATTTTCTGAATACAAAAGGTTGGTGTTTGCATGCCCATCATACCTGCTGGAATGCCCAGTTCAGCAGCTTGTATCTGTATGATCTTCTCATTGGATAGCATAGGCTATAGCAGGCGTGCATTGTAGCGAAGAAGAAACTGAGAAGTCCAAATTGCTTTCTTGATAACATCCATCTATCCAGCCACTGGGGAAACCTTTTATACTTGGTGCCAAAGTACAGCTGGAAACCAGCAGCTAATATTCCTGGTAAATATACTAGTGCTAAAAGGGTAATCGAAACCACTGGTAAAACTTTGTTTATGACAAGGATTGGAATTTtatagaaaacattttcctttctggttATGAAAGGATATATGACATCTCTCACAGAAGTGtaaataaatgttaataatgAGATCACAGATGCTATCTTCATTGGCAAGTGCCACTTGGGGAACAGATCCTGATTGTAGTGTTGTTCTGAAGAGTGTTCAAACTCACCAAAATGGTGTGCTTGATGTAAATTAAAAAGTGCAGCTGCTTCTGGTGGACTGGTGACTTGCATATCCACATtctggaaaggacagaaaggaaatacCAAGTGAGttcaagaaaagattaaaaacttcAGTAATGACAGTATTTGCCATCATGGCTTTTACACCGTACTGCACTGAAACCATGTACAAAACATAACCACTATTAAAGACAAGGTAGCTTGAAAACATGTTTCAAACAACATAGTCAGTAGTTGAGCAAGGCACTTTTAGCATAGATTTCTCATTCTTCATTCATTATCTATGGtgatttcaaaacagattttaattcCAGGAAGTTAACTACACTGCAAGGGGAGATGGATTACATTACGTGAAGCATCATTACAGCTTCTTATGATATGAGCTACAGATTTCAAATGTCAAATTTCAGCTACAGACTTAATGGTGTAGCCCAAATAATATGCACAATAACAGAATCCAGAGTCAAGACAATAAAATACTTCATTCAATCCCTGCTATTTTAGTGACATTTAATTGGGGGAATAAGGATGTAAGTAGAAATGTTTGGGATCCAGTGTATTAGACCAGCTGCACATTTGTCAACTCCAGCATCGAGTCCTGTggtcttcttcctctccttcacaAATGTAATAGCATCCTCTTAACTTTTATGAAACCTTGTGAAAATGAGtcaacttcagtttaaaaagctgaattttctgcTGCCAAATAGGCATGGCTTGATTCCAGTCTCACAGAAGATCTTGGCAGAATTATCACAGACTTTGGAAGGAGCTAAGCTAGTACAAAATTTTAGTGTAATATTATAAACTGTTTTACACTGAGATAATGTATTTAAAGATTGTCCTATAGTTATAGTTCATGGAAGAGGTACATGATCAGTAtacatacaaaatgaaaatacgTGTATCAACAGCAGGACATTGCACTTGATGCAGCAGACAGCTGACCAGGGGTGGAGAACTAAGAACTGATAACATTAGGTAATAAACATGTAAGTCCTTTAATATTCTTATGAAATATAAAGTAAAACTGAACTAATGCTGCAATGGCTCAGCTTTAGAATGGCTAATGTGGCAGATGTCCAGACCTCCACAAGGTGAAATGGCACTGTCCATTTTGAGGAAAGCAAATATTAGTAGTTTGAAAGTTGTAAATTAGCATTCTGCTAGGATACAGGAGATCTCCCTATCTCAGCAATATTATCTGGCTTTATTCTTAAgaatcaaatcatagaatcatagaatcatagaatcattgaggttgtaaaagacctctaagatcatcgagtccaaccgccgacccaacaccaccatgtccactaaaccatgtccctaagcgcctcatctactcgtcttttaaatacctccagggatggggactcaaccacttccctgggcagcctgttccaatgtttaaccactctttcagtaaagaaatttttccttacatccaatctaaacctcccctgccgcaacttgaggccatttcctctcgtcctatcgcttgttacttgggagaagagaccaacacccacctcgctacaacctcctttcaggtagttgtagagagcgatgaggtctcccctcagcctccttttctccaggctaaacaaccccagttccctcagccgctcctcataagacttgttctccagacccctcaccagcctcgttgcccttctctggacacgctccagcacctcaacgtccttcttgtagtgaggggcccaaaactgaacacagtatttgaggtgcggcctcaccagtgccgagtacaggggcacgatcacttccctactcctgctggccacactagtt contains:
- the STEAP1 gene encoding STEAP1 protein: MEKREGDNHAIDQNAGQSIMPRRNRGSSSNLNVDMQVTSPPEAAALFNLHQAHHFGEFEHSSEQHYNQDLFPKWHLPMKIASVISLLTFIYTSVRDVIYPFITRKENVFYKIPILVINKVLPVVSITLLALVYLPGILAAGFQLYFGTKYKRFPQWLDRWMLSRKQFGLLSFFFATMHACYSLCYPMRRSYRYKLLNWAFQQVKQKKENAWIEHDVWRMEIYVSLGILGLALLALLAITSIPSVSHSLTWREFHYIQSKMGYLALLLCTVHALVFAWNKWVDVNQFIWYTPPSFMVAVFLPIVVLLCKCILLLPCFRRRIKKIRCGWEANTQTNQTSMTSRL